The genomic DNA CGCGCCCATCCGCTCTATGCCGTAGTGCACGCCGAGGCCGCCGGTGAAAAAACCGTAATTCACAGCGTTCTGGAATATGTCATTCCTGGTCACCCCGACCATCACGAAGTCCCTTGCCATAAGATCAGACCACGTCTCTATATCTCTCTTTGTGTACCCAACAACCGTGGGCTTTCCGGTGGTTCCTGATGATGCATGTACCCTCACGATCTCCTCTCTGGGAACAGCGAAGAGCCCGAACGGATAGTTGTCCCTCAGGTCCGTCTTCCTTGTCGTAGGAAGCTTCTCGACATCCTTTAGACTGTTTATATCATGTGGGGTGATGCCCATCTCGGTCATCTTTCTGTGATAGAATGGAACGTTCCTGTAAACCTGTTCCACGGTCTTTCTCAGCCGGCGCAGCTGGAGTTCCTCCAGCTCAGACCTCTCCATGAGCTCCAACTTAGGTTGCCAGAATGCCATGTTACTACCCTGATGATTTTGATGCAGCGTGAGCTGACACGCCGTAGCGTGGTAGATTCGCTTACAGTATATCAATCATTCCCCATCGTGGCATCACCACATTCGGTACAGAGGAAACGATGGATGATGCGGGTTTGCAGAAGCAGATTAAGAGGATCTCTGAGACCAGGCTCGCAGAAAGGAAAAGCACTCTGTGGCAATGATTGGAGCGCTGGAGGGGTGAAGCCCACCAGCGCCAATCGACCTCGCCTCTTTCGGAGGCTCATCGAGCCGCCGAATCAACAGGGTTGTGCCGAAGGGTGTGCCGAATATTAAAGAAGCGGCAGGTACCTCTCCAGCTCCCACCGGCTCACGTTTGTCCGGTATTCATCCCATTCCGCCTTTTTGATGGCTATGAAGTTCTCGAAGACGTGATCGCCCAGAGCCTCACGAACGATGTAGCTCTGCTCAGCAAGCTGGATCGCCTCGTTGAGGCTTCCCGGAAGGGAGTTTATGCCAGCAGCTTTCTTCTCCTCCTCGCTCATGTGATATATATCGCGCTCTTGCGGCGGTGGCAGCTCGTATTTGTTTGCGATGCCCGCGAGACCGGCTACGAGCATCACCGAGAAAGCAAGGTATGGATTCGCTGCTGGATCGGGGCTCCTGTACTCTACTCTTGTGGCAGCTTCCTTGCCAGGCTTGTACATCGGGACCCTCACGAGCGCAGACCTGTTCCTCCTCGCCCAGCTGATATAGACAGGGGCCTCGTATCCGGGCACGAGCCTCTTGTAGGAGTTGACCCACTGGTTCGTCACTGCTGTTATCTCGGGCGCATGCCTGAGCAGGCCTGCGATGTACCACTTCGCCTCATCAGAGAGATGATATTCATCAGCTGCGTCGAACATCACGTTCCTCTTCCCCTGGAAGAGCGACTGGTGGACATGCATCCCGCTTCCGTTCACCCCGAAGATCGGCTTCGGCATGAACGTCGCGTAGCAGCCGTGCTTTCTTGCGATCTCCTTGACTGTTATCTTGTATGTTATCACGTTGTCAGCCATTGTCAGTGCATCAGCATACCTCAAATCGATCTCATGCTGTGATGGCGCGACCTCGTGATGGCTGTACTCGACATCGATGCCCATCGCGTCCAGCGCCAGGATTGTATCTCTCCTGAGATCAGATGCGACATCCAGGGTTGTGAGATCGAAGTACCCTCCTGTATCGAGTATCTCTGTTGAGCAATCGCTCTTGAAGTAGAAGAACTCCAGCTCAGGTCCGACCATGAACTTGTAGCCCTTCTCCTTGAGACGGGAGAGGTTTCTCTTAAGAACATATCTCGGATCGCCCTCGTAGGGAGTGCCATCTGGATTCAAAATGTCACAGAACATCCTCGCCACAGCGTTCTCCTGCTGGCGCCACGGAACGATCCTGAATGTAGATGGATCAGGCTTCGCAATAAGATCTGACTCGTATATCCTGGCGAAACCTCTCACAGAGGAGCCGTCAAATCCCATACCCTCTGAGAAGGCGCCATCCAGCTGGTTCGTGTTGATGGCAAAGCTCTTCGGGATGCCGAGGATATCAGTGAACCATATCCTGACAAATCTCACGTTATGCTTGTCTATCGCCTCAAATACATCGTCTTTTGTCGCAGGGGCGTTCATCATCGAAGCCTCCAGAGAGGAGTCAAAGAGAAAAAGATTTATAGATATTTGAGATGTTTTCTTAAATGTTATGAAGATTTATGATGTGAAAAATGCTCACAGAGGGCCTCATATTTGAGAGGCATGTGTTAAGTAGATAAAAATAATTTAAAAATTAATTTATACACAGGATCGATCTGGATGCAGCTCGTTGTCAACTCATACGGATCGTACATACGTAAGAGCGGTGAGTGTTTTGTCGTAAAGAGAGAGGACAGATGCCTGGAGATCGCAGCCAAGAAGATCAGCAGCATTCTGATTGCCACGGCTGCATACATAACAACGGACGCGATCAAGCTTGCGATAGATAATAATATAGATATAGTATTTCTCGACTCGAAGGGCGATCCTTACGCGAGGATCTGGCACCCGAAGCTGGGAAGCACAACCCTGATCAGGAGACGACAGCTTGAAATATACGGAAGGCCAGAGGCGCTGGCCCTTGTAAGGGAATGGTGTGCATGCAAACTTGAGAACCAGATAGAGTTTCTAAAGAGGCTTAAAAAATCACGGAGCGAGAGAAATGATGAACTGACAAGGTACATCGAGGAGATCTCAAGCTCTCTCGAGGAGATGCGCAGGCTTCGCGGCACCGTCGAATCGAGAAGACAGGATATTCTCGGTCTGGAGGGGAGGGCATCCAGGGCATACTTCGGAGCGATATCTCTGATCATGCCTGAGAAGTACAAATTCACGGGAAGGAGCAGGGATCCGGCAAGGGATGAGTTCAATGCGATGCTGAACTACGGCTATGGCATGCTCTACTCGATTGTGGAGAAGGCATGCATAATCGCGGGGCTTGATCCATATGCAGGGTTCCTGCATACAGACTCATACAACAAGAGATCCCTCGTTTTCGATATAATAGAGATGTTCAGGATCCATATCGATGAGCCTGTTGTGCACATGTTCACCAGGCGGATGGTCAGGGATGAGTTCTTCGAGCCCGTCAAGCAGGGGGTCGTTCTGAGCAGAGAGGGGCGAGCGGCTCTGATCGATATGATCAACAAAGCGCTGGACGAGACCGTGGAGTACCGGGGCCGCAATGTCAAGATCAGGAACACCATCCAGATGGAATGCCACAGGATAGCAAACCATCTCATCAGAGGTGCTGTGGAAGAGAGCACAGATGCAGATGATCTCAATGTCATTGAGTCAGGGTGTGATACCTGCCCCGTGGAGGGGGATGATGCTTGTCTGGGTGATATACGATATATCGGATGACAGGACGAGAAGCAGGGTCGCTAAGATATGCAAGAACTACGGTTTGTACCGCGTTCAAAAGAGCGCATTTCTCGGAGATCTGAACCGGAACGAGTCAGATTCTCTGGCCCTCGAGTGCGAGTCTGTCATAGAGGACACCGACTCGGTTTATGTGTTTCCGATGTGCGAGGACTGCTTCGATAAGATAAAGCTGATCGGGACCGGGTTTGATAGAGAGCTGGTAAGCGGAATGACTGTGACCAAGTTCTTCTAGGAGGCGGATGGTATCGAGGAATCGCTCGATCAGGATGTGCTCATAACAGTCTCAGATGTGATCGAATACCTCTTCTGCCCCAGGTTCATATTCTTCATGCACTGTCTCAACATCCCACAGAGGGAGGAGAGGTACTACAAGGTTCTGAGGGGCAGGGAACTTCACGAGAGCCGGGAGAAGGTCAACACCAGCTACGTGAGAAAGAGGCTCAGGTGCGTGAGAAAGGAGGTCGCTGTTTATATGACATCCCGCAGGTACCGGATAAAGGGGGAGGTGGATGAGGTTCTCTTTCTGGATGACGGGACAGCTGCCCCGATGGATTACAAGTATGCGGAGTACAACGATGTGGTTCACAGAACACACAAATACCAGCTCGCTCTTTACGGGCTGCTAATAATGGAACATTTTGGAGCCCCTGTGAATCGGGGATTCATATGCTATACTCGCAGCGACCACCATGTGGAGGAGGTGATTTTCCGGCGAAAGGATTATCATGCTGCTCTTGAGATAGTAAATGAGATACTTAGAACAGTTCAGTACGGTTACTATCCGGAAGGGACGAAACAGAAGGCCAGGTGCGTGGACTGCACGTACAGAAACATATGTGATTGATGCATGGTGATCCGTGTGATCGAGGCAGTAGCAAGAATTGGTAAGCAAAGAATTGGTGAGCATGCTCAGAGCGGTTGTGAGGATATCCTGTATTACATTGTGGAGAATCCAAATCTCAATGGCGGTTACAACCATGCTCTTGTTGTCACACTCGAGGAGAAGGACGGAGATTTCTCCTACAGAGGGGTGGAGCTGGAGGAGCTCAAGGATTACAGAAGATACCTGTACAAGGGGAAGAAGGGGAATGCCACCGATGCCACCCCGACATGCAAGATCGCAAAGGATATCGAGAAAACATTCGAGAAAAAATTTCTGAGATGGTTTGATGGCATTGATTCTTCAGATCTAAGCGGGGAAGAAAGAGCCACGCTGAAAAATATAAAGAATGTGTTATTCTCAAACAAAGATAAAATCTTTAAGGAGCTACAGGAGAAGCGATCTCATCTCAAACAGAGAGAGAACTGCATAATAACCCTTGGATTTGTGAAGGATGGTGATCTTAAATACCTGGCGGATTATCCGGCGTTCAGAAACGTTCTCCTCAAAAATAGCTGCGATCGGTTCTTCCGTAAATACGGCGGCGAGTCCAGAGGAACGGATGCGCTCTGCTCTGTCTGCAAGGAGCAAAAGGATGA from Methanothrix thermoacetophila PT includes the following:
- a CDS encoding glutamine synthetase family protein is translated as MMNAPATKDDVFEAIDKHNVRFVRIWFTDILGIPKSFAINTNQLDGAFSEGMGFDGSSVRGFARIYESDLIAKPDPSTFRIVPWRQQENAVARMFCDILNPDGTPYEGDPRYVLKRNLSRLKEKGYKFMVGPELEFFYFKSDCSTEILDTGGYFDLTTLDVASDLRRDTILALDAMGIDVEYSHHEVAPSQHEIDLRYADALTMADNVITYKITVKEIARKHGCYATFMPKPIFGVNGSGMHVHQSLFQGKRNVMFDAADEYHLSDEAKWYIAGLLRHAPEITAVTNQWVNSYKRLVPGYEAPVYISWARRNRSALVRVPMYKPGKEAATRVEYRSPDPAANPYLAFSVMLVAGLAGIANKYELPPPQERDIYHMSEEEKKAAGINSLPGSLNEAIQLAEQSYIVREALGDHVFENFIAIKKAEWDEYRTNVSRWELERYLPLL
- the cas1 gene encoding CRISPR-associated endonuclease Cas1 is translated as MQLVVNSYGSYIRKSGECFVVKREDRCLEIAAKKISSILIATAAYITTDAIKLAIDNNIDIVFLDSKGDPYARIWHPKLGSTTLIRRRQLEIYGRPEALALVREWCACKLENQIEFLKRLKKSRSERNDELTRYIEEISSSLEEMRRLRGTVESRRQDILGLEGRASRAYFGAISLIMPEKYKFTGRSRDPARDEFNAMLNYGYGMLYSIVEKACIIAGLDPYAGFLHTDSYNKRSLVFDIIEMFRIHIDEPVVHMFTRRMVRDEFFEPVKQGVVLSREGRAALIDMINKALDETVEYRGRNVKIRNTIQMECHRIANHLIRGAVEESTDADDLNVIESGCDTCPVEGDDACLGDIRYIG
- the cas2 gene encoding CRISPR-associated endonuclease Cas2 gives rise to the protein MLVWVIYDISDDRTRSRVAKICKNYGLYRVQKSAFLGDLNRNESDSLALECESVIEDTDSVYVFPMCEDCFDKIKLIGTGFDRELVSGMTVTKFF
- the cas4 gene encoding CRISPR-associated protein Cas4, with translation MLITVSDVIEYLFCPRFIFFMHCLNIPQREERYYKVLRGRELHESREKVNTSYVRKRLRCVRKEVAVYMTSRRYRIKGEVDEVLFLDDGTAAPMDYKYAEYNDVVHRTHKYQLALYGLLIMEHFGAPVNRGFICYTRSDHHVEEVIFRRKDYHAALEIVNEILRTVQYGYYPEGTKQKARCVDCTYRNICD